Proteins encoded by one window of Salvia splendens isolate huo1 chromosome 5, SspV2, whole genome shotgun sequence:
- the LOC121805446 gene encoding probable E3 ubiquitin-protein ligase ARI1 isoform X2, with product MELLSVREHHARTLLIHYRWDVEKLITVYFEKGESRMFSEVGVTRDELAVVTPHESSSTLLCNICMDDVSTNVVSRMDCGHCFCNTCWTDHFVVKINEGQSKRIRCMAHECNTVCDEATVRSLVSERRLDLAEKFDRFLLESYIEDNKLVKWCPSTPHCGNAIRAENDEFCEVECSCGLQFCFSCLSEAHSPCPCSMWQLWKQKWRDESETVNWITVNTMPCPNCHKPVEKNGGCNLVRCVCGQSFCWLCGGATGRNHNRSSIDGHSCGRYKDMEKAEHAKRNLYRYVHYYSRYKAHADSFKQESQLWEMIEDKISNLQARDLKSRDFSWVTNGLRRLLTSRRALLYSHPFAFYAFGDDFFKDEMKEKESELKWHFFEDQQQQLESNVEKLSEILEEPFDEYGDEQVRQIRIQVIDLSVITDSLCRRMYECIENDLLGSLQYTVQIIAPYQSKGIEKAGELTVGWGSQVNDKEKGQKADGDAMVFSHAMVSTVIVEAP from the exons ATGGAGTTGCTATCGGTGAGAGAACACCATGCTAGAACTCTTCTCATTCATTACAGATGGGATGTTGAGAAACTGATCACAGTATACTTCGAGAAAGGGGAATCTCGTATGTTTTCTGAAGTAGGAGTCACTAGGGATGAACTTGCTGTTGTCACTCCACATGAATCTTCCTCTACGCTGCTCTGCAACATTTGTATGGATGATGTGTCTACAAATGTCGTGTCGAGAATGGACTGTGGTCATTGCTTTTGCAATACTT GTTGGACAGATCACTTCGTTGTCAAGATAAACGAGGGCCAAAGCAAGAGGATCAGGTGTATGGCCCATGAATGTAACACTGTTTGTGATGAAGCCACTGTTAGAAGCTTAGTTAGTGAGAGACGCCTTGATTTAGCTGAAAAGTTCGACAGGTTTCTTCTCGAGTCATATATTGAGGACAATAAGTTGGTGAAATGGTGTCCTAGTACACCACACTGTGGGAATGCAATAAGGGCAGAAAATGATGAGTTCTGTGAGGTGGAATGCTCTTGTGGTTTGCAGTTTTGTTTCAGTTGTTTATCGGAAGCCCATTCTCCTTGTCCGTGCTCTATGTGGCAGCTCTGGAAACAAAAGTGGCGCGATGAATCCGAGACAGTTAATTGGATTACTGTAAATACAATGCCTTGTCCCAACTGTCACAAACCAGTTGAGAAAAACGGTGGCTGCAACCTAGTTCGTTGCGTATGTGGGCAATCGTTTTG TTGGCTGTGTGGCGGAGCTACAGGCCGTAACCATAATCGGTCGAGTATTGATGGTCATAGTTGTGGTCGATATAAAGACATGGAGAAGGCCGAGCATGCAAAAAGAAACCTTTACAGATACGTGCATTATTATAGCCGTTATAAAGCTCACGCAGACTCCTTTAAGCAGGAATCTCAACTTTGGGAGATGATTGAGGACAAAATATCAAATCTGCAAGCAAGGGACTTAAAATCGAGAGATTTCAGCTGGGTTACAAATGGGCTTCGCAGGCTACTTACATCAAGACGGGCTCTTTTATACTCACATCCTTTCGCATTCTATGCTTTTGGTGATGACTTCTTTAAGGATGAGATGAAAGAAAAGGAAAGTGAGCTGAAGTGGCATTTTTTTGAGGACCAGCAGCAGCAACTCGAGTCGAATGTTGAGAAGCTATCTGAGATTCTTGAGGAGCCGTTTGATGAGTATGGTGATGAACAAGTCAGGCAGATAAGGATTCAAGTCATAGATTTGTCAGTGATTACTGATAGCCTCTGCAGAAGAAT GTACGAGTGTATTGAGAATGACTTATTGGGTTCACTTCAATACACTGTTCAAATTATTGCTCCATACCAGTCGAAAGGAATTGAGAAGGCAGGAGAGCTAACTGTCGGATGGGGCTCTCAAGTAAACGACAAAGAAAAAGGCCAGAAGGCGGATG GTGATGCAATGGTGTTCAGCCATGCAATGGTCTCCACTGTTATTGTGGAAGCACCCTAG
- the LOC121805446 gene encoding probable E3 ubiquitin-protein ligase ARI1 isoform X1 — translation MGLKVIKRESLWVVQRENLRTVMELLSVREHHARTLLIHYRWDVEKLITVYFEKGESRMFSEVGVTRDELAVVTPHESSSTLLCNICMDDVSTNVVSRMDCGHCFCNTCWTDHFVVKINEGQSKRIRCMAHECNTVCDEATVRSLVSERRLDLAEKFDRFLLESYIEDNKLVKWCPSTPHCGNAIRAENDEFCEVECSCGLQFCFSCLSEAHSPCPCSMWQLWKQKWRDESETVNWITVNTMPCPNCHKPVEKNGGCNLVRCVCGQSFCWLCGGATGRNHNRSSIDGHSCGRYKDMEKAEHAKRNLYRYVHYYSRYKAHADSFKQESQLWEMIEDKISNLQARDLKSRDFSWVTNGLRRLLTSRRALLYSHPFAFYAFGDDFFKDEMKEKESELKWHFFEDQQQQLESNVEKLSEILEEPFDEYGDEQVRQIRIQVIDLSVITDSLCRRMYECIENDLLGSLQYTVQIIAPYQSKGIEKAGELTVGWGSQVNDKEKGQKADGDAMVFSHAMVSTVIVEAP, via the exons ATGGGTTTGAAG gtgatcaaaagagagtcACTCTGGGTAGTTCAG AGGGAAAATTTGAGAACAGTGATGGAGTTGCTATCGGTGAGAGAACACCATGCTAGAACTCTTCTCATTCATTACAGATGGGATGTTGAGAAACTGATCACAGTATACTTCGAGAAAGGGGAATCTCGTATGTTTTCTGAAGTAGGAGTCACTAGGGATGAACTTGCTGTTGTCACTCCACATGAATCTTCCTCTACGCTGCTCTGCAACATTTGTATGGATGATGTGTCTACAAATGTCGTGTCGAGAATGGACTGTGGTCATTGCTTTTGCAATACTT GTTGGACAGATCACTTCGTTGTCAAGATAAACGAGGGCCAAAGCAAGAGGATCAGGTGTATGGCCCATGAATGTAACACTGTTTGTGATGAAGCCACTGTTAGAAGCTTAGTTAGTGAGAGACGCCTTGATTTAGCTGAAAAGTTCGACAGGTTTCTTCTCGAGTCATATATTGAGGACAATAAGTTGGTGAAATGGTGTCCTAGTACACCACACTGTGGGAATGCAATAAGGGCAGAAAATGATGAGTTCTGTGAGGTGGAATGCTCTTGTGGTTTGCAGTTTTGTTTCAGTTGTTTATCGGAAGCCCATTCTCCTTGTCCGTGCTCTATGTGGCAGCTCTGGAAACAAAAGTGGCGCGATGAATCCGAGACAGTTAATTGGATTACTGTAAATACAATGCCTTGTCCCAACTGTCACAAACCAGTTGAGAAAAACGGTGGCTGCAACCTAGTTCGTTGCGTATGTGGGCAATCGTTTTG TTGGCTGTGTGGCGGAGCTACAGGCCGTAACCATAATCGGTCGAGTATTGATGGTCATAGTTGTGGTCGATATAAAGACATGGAGAAGGCCGAGCATGCAAAAAGAAACCTTTACAGATACGTGCATTATTATAGCCGTTATAAAGCTCACGCAGACTCCTTTAAGCAGGAATCTCAACTTTGGGAGATGATTGAGGACAAAATATCAAATCTGCAAGCAAGGGACTTAAAATCGAGAGATTTCAGCTGGGTTACAAATGGGCTTCGCAGGCTACTTACATCAAGACGGGCTCTTTTATACTCACATCCTTTCGCATTCTATGCTTTTGGTGATGACTTCTTTAAGGATGAGATGAAAGAAAAGGAAAGTGAGCTGAAGTGGCATTTTTTTGAGGACCAGCAGCAGCAACTCGAGTCGAATGTTGAGAAGCTATCTGAGATTCTTGAGGAGCCGTTTGATGAGTATGGTGATGAACAAGTCAGGCAGATAAGGATTCAAGTCATAGATTTGTCAGTGATTACTGATAGCCTCTGCAGAAGAAT GTACGAGTGTATTGAGAATGACTTATTGGGTTCACTTCAATACACTGTTCAAATTATTGCTCCATACCAGTCGAAAGGAATTGAGAAGGCAGGAGAGCTAACTGTCGGATGGGGCTCTCAAGTAAACGACAAAGAAAAAGGCCAGAAGGCGGATG GTGATGCAATGGTGTTCAGCCATGCAATGGTCTCCACTGTTATTGTGGAAGCACCCTAG